Part of the Engraulis encrasicolus isolate BLACKSEA-1 chromosome 23, IST_EnEncr_1.0, whole genome shotgun sequence genome is shown below.
CAGTGAAACGCGTAAGTGAGGTGAAAAGTTCTAAACACGACTCTAAATTAGACGAGGACTCGAATGGGGAACCGATGGACAACACTTTCGTTATCAACACTCAGCAAAGGTTACAAGCCATCGCTTCTGTTGTCAGTGGTGGTGGGGATCACATTGGACAGTTGGGTATTTCGGACACGGCGCTTGATATGCGGATAAACACATTGCCTGCCACCAGTGGAAAGGTCAGTGCAACGCAGTCATCCCAATCGCGATCTGAAATCACTGCTAATAATAAGGACACGTTTCAGGCATCATTCCCCCAAGTTGTCGGCTATGACAGCCAGCAGGTTTACACCCCTCGCGAACAGAGCCTGCAGTCTCGTCTCGTGCTGTGCCAGCAGCCGCGCGCGGACATGGAGAGGGAGCGCGAGCGATCGCTGTCCTCCTCCGTAGCCTCGCAGGCGTCCTACATGAATAACAACGAGCCGCCTTCGGAATCGCCGAGGAAACGGCTGGGAGAGGCGTCGTCTGGCGTCGTCACCGAGATCAAAGCCATTCAACAGACACGGAGATTGCTGGCAAATGCCAGAGAGAGAACCCGCGTGCATACCATCAGCGCAGCTTTTGAGGCGCTCCGAAAACAGGTAGGTATTTGACATGACAAGAGTTTACAGTTTGAGGTCATTTTGTCATCAGTTTGTGATAGTCACGGCCCATCTAGTAGTCTGTCAAAACCAGCCATCCATGAATTGCCGAAATGCTGACATCGCCTTCTTGAATGTGAAGGCCATTGTGATTGCCTTTCTGGATTAGTTTGGGGATGACACGTATGAAGTTCAGGTCATCAGAGATGCATGAGCTTTGACATCAGACATAAGGCCTATGTCCCATGGGTCtgatgagtaggcctactgtatatacgcCTAAACCTCACCTCAGTAGACTGCTTGACAGAGTGTATCCTACACATTTGTTTGAGTATTAGTTTTCAGACACATATAACAGCATGTAGGGTACAACATTAAAGATCCACTGTGTGAGGAGCAGGCATCATTTAAAAACCCTGGCCTCTGTTTCAGTGACTAtaactaggcctatataactgTATAACTACCGTAAGCAGCTTAGCTATGGGAATCCAAGTTTTTGGTAAATTGGCATTTTCCAGCCATGCCTTCAGTAAAT
Proteins encoded:
- the atoh8 gene encoding transcription factor atoh8 isoform X2 gives rise to the protein MKNPHLISDGNWKTLSMKEAPVTKKFKRKSREPVKRVSEVKSSKHDSKLDEDSNGEPMDNTFVINTQQRLQAIASVVSGGGDHIGQLGISDTALDMRINTLPATSGKVSATQSSQSRSEITANNKDTFQASFPQVVGYDSQQVYTPREQSLQSRLVLCQQPRADMERERERSLSSSVASQASYMNNNEPPSESPRKRLGEASSGVVTEIKAIQQTRRLLANARERTRVHTISAAFEALRKQVPCYSYGQKLSKLAILRIACNYILSLAQLAELDYTPDHSNLSFRDCVEQCTRTLQAEGRSKKRKE
- the atoh8 gene encoding transcription factor atoh8 isoform X1 gives rise to the protein MKNPHLISDGNWKTLSMKEAPVTKKFKRKSREPVKRVSEVKSSKHDSKLDEDSNGEPMDNTFVINTQQRLQAIASVVSGGGDHIGQLGISDTALDMRINTLPATSGKVSATQSSQSRSEITANNKDTFQASFPQVVGYDSQQVYTPREQSLQSRLVLCQQPRADMERERERSLSSSVASQASYMNNNEPPSESPRKRLGEASSGVVTEIKAIQQTRRLLANARERTRVHTISAAFEALRKQVPCYSYGQKLSKLAILRIACNYILSLAQLAELDYTPDHSNLSFRDCVEQCTRTLQAEGRSKKRKDSEGETGNDWGEGDREGLANDPGRNRTRLASIVNQYPTVRPQQDQESLG